In Synechococcus sp. CC9616, the following are encoded in one genomic region:
- a CDS encoding DUF2834 domain-containing protein, with product MRKALPWIYLLLAVLGAVLPWRANLEFIAESGQTFDLQRFINDANVTAASRSLSADLLIGASAVSIWICTEGIQQKIRGWWVAILMSFGIAFACGAPFFLFLREWQLQGRVQDSDSAS from the coding sequence ATGCGTAAAGCCCTTCCCTGGATCTATCTGCTGCTCGCTGTCCTGGGCGCTGTTCTTCCCTGGCGAGCGAACCTCGAGTTCATCGCAGAGAGCGGTCAGACCTTTGATCTGCAACGCTTCATCAACGATGCCAATGTCACAGCCGCTTCACGCTCCCTCTCGGCGGATCTCCTCATTGGTGCCTCAGCGGTGAGCATCTGGATCTGCACGGAAGGGATCCAGCAGAAGATTCGGGGCTGGTGGGTTGCGATCCTGATGAGCTTTGGAATCGCATTCGCCTGCGGTGCGCCCTTTTTTCTATTTCTGCGCGAATGGCAGTTGCAAGGACGCGTTCAGGATTCCGATTCTGCATCTTGA
- a CDS encoding YihY/virulence factor BrkB family protein has protein sequence MSAAFAYYTLQSIFPLLLIALGVAARMYGKSSGVEEVIAGIAPLLPPSVVKLVESTLLGLVAQGVGAGLLGIIVLLVTASNVYLTLQRGADRLWNDVIPPRAEEGMERQIFDFIRARAEAFLVVLIVAVLIVVEQVIVGISRLPIEILEWFRMLMPSLSRLFDHQHMFTFGSLVIAGLWLSVLAFLLQRVLLRQKIPWRSLIPGSVLIGYALSVLNLILSLSIVSLGSRFQAYGVIGGVLVLTLWIWMVGIILYFGQCVSVETVSSRLKEIRRGEPNLVQA, from the coding sequence TTGAGCGCGGCGTTTGCCTACTACACACTCCAATCCATCTTTCCACTCTTATTAATTGCCCTTGGTGTAGCGGCCAGGATGTATGGCAAATCTTCAGGTGTGGAAGAAGTGATTGCAGGGATCGCTCCTCTGCTGCCACCGTCAGTTGTCAAATTAGTGGAGTCAACATTATTGGGCTTGGTGGCTCAAGGAGTTGGCGCCGGTTTGCTGGGAATTATTGTTTTGTTGGTGACGGCAAGCAACGTTTATCTCACTTTGCAGCGAGGTGCTGATCGTTTATGGAATGACGTTATTCCGCCTCGGGCCGAGGAAGGAATGGAACGGCAGATTTTTGACTTCATCCGAGCCAGAGCAGAGGCATTCCTGGTGGTTTTGATTGTTGCAGTCCTGATTGTTGTTGAGCAGGTCATTGTCGGCATTAGTCGTCTGCCCATTGAAATCCTGGAGTGGTTCCGAATGCTGATGCCGTCATTGTCGAGACTGTTCGATCACCAGCATATGTTCACATTTGGGTCACTTGTGATCGCTGGTTTATGGCTTTCTGTCCTTGCTTTTCTGCTTCAAAGAGTTCTGTTAAGACAGAAGATTCCCTGGCGCTCTTTGATTCCAGGCTCCGTACTGATCGGGTATGCATTATCTGTTCTCAATCTTATTTTGAGTCTTAGTATTGTTTCTTTAGGGAGTCGCTTTCAGGCTTATGGAGTGATTGGTGGTGTTCTTGTCTTAACACTGTGGATCTGGATGGTTGGGATCATTCTTTATTTCGGTCAATGCGTCAGTGTTGAAACAGTGAGTTCCCGCTTAAAAGAGATCCGTCGCGGAGAGCCGAACCTTGTGCAGGCTTGA
- a CDS encoding inositol monophosphatase family protein, producing the protein MVNQSLSADQLRAISTLLDRVATRQRSDFGHIVSDVKPDGTLITACDRWSDTTLVEGLQAITQGEGVLSEEGSQVVPDSEAYWVVDPLDGTTNFAAGIPYWAISVARFVDGLPVQAFLDVPALRQRIVAIRGEGVWRNGKALSVATRSIATSSCVSLCSRSIRVLQRRPDRPFPGKIRLLGVASLNLLSVAMGQTVAALEATPKIWDLAAAWLVLEQLQCPIQWLATQDPSGFSSGEDLSECGFPMLAAASQEHLERLIPWGEALLQG; encoded by the coding sequence TCAGCACTCTTCTGGATCGTGTGGCAACCCGGCAGCGGAGCGATTTTGGTCACATCGTTTCCGATGTGAAACCTGATGGAACCTTGATCACTGCCTGTGATCGCTGGAGCGACACCACCTTGGTTGAGGGCTTGCAGGCCATCACCCAAGGCGAGGGCGTTCTGAGTGAGGAAGGGTCCCAGGTGGTCCCTGATTCAGAGGCCTACTGGGTGGTTGACCCCCTGGACGGCACGACAAATTTTGCTGCCGGAATTCCTTACTGGGCGATTTCGGTGGCGCGTTTCGTCGATGGACTCCCTGTTCAGGCGTTTTTAGACGTACCGGCACTTCGCCAGCGGATCGTCGCGATCCGGGGTGAAGGGGTTTGGAGGAACGGAAAGGCGTTGTCGGTTGCGACGCGTTCGATAGCCACCAGCTCCTGTGTATCTCTGTGCAGTCGCTCGATACGCGTGTTGCAACGTCGTCCAGACCGTCCGTTCCCTGGAAAGATCCGGCTCTTGGGTGTGGCCAGCCTCAATCTTCTGAGTGTTGCCATGGGCCAAACCGTGGCTGCTCTGGAAGCCACACCGAAAATCTGGGATCTGGCAGCTGCCTGGCTGGTCTTGGAGCAATTGCAATGCCCGATCCAGTGGCTGGCAACTCAAGACCCCTCCGGTTTCTCCTCCGGTGAGGACCTATCGGAGTGCGGTTTTCCCATGCTGGCTGCGGCTTCCCAAGAGCATCTCGAGCGTCTGATCCCTTGGGGAGAGGCGTTGTTGCAAGGCTGA